From one Streptomyces chromofuscus genomic stretch:
- a CDS encoding GlsB/YeaQ/YmgE family stress response membrane protein yields the protein MGWLWAIIVGFVLGLIAKAVIPGKQHIPLWLTTILGMIGAIAGNAIARGFGVAETPGIDWSRHIFQLVAAIILVFLGDMAYMQLRGGRRRA from the coding sequence ATGGGCTGGTTGTGGGCGATCATCGTGGGTTTCGTACTGGGCCTCATCGCCAAGGCGGTCATTCCCGGCAAACAGCACATTCCCCTTTGGCTGACCACCATCCTGGGCATGATCGGCGCCATCGCGGGCAACGCGATCGCCCGGGGCTTCGGTGTGGCCGAGACGCCCGGCATCGACTGGAGCCGCCACATCTTCCAACTCGTGGCCGCGATCATCCTGGTCTTCCTGGGCGACATGGCGTACATGCAGCTGAGGGGCGGCAGGCGACGCGCCTGA
- a CDS encoding DUF3099 domain-containing protein produces MRSRHGEGKGQVFRITGARQGLQEDVRARQRRYVISMSVRTISVILAATLWNVERHVAIVALVLGAVLPYIAVVVANAGRENAPSLPSTFVAVPPRPMLAPPKEDDDGASTESVPEDVVGDPAQGRPEQRT; encoded by the coding sequence ATGCGGAGCAGGCATGGCGAGGGCAAGGGCCAGGTTTTCCGGATCACCGGAGCCCGGCAGGGCCTCCAGGAGGACGTACGCGCCCGGCAGCGGCGGTACGTCATCTCGATGTCGGTCCGAACGATCTCGGTGATCCTCGCGGCGACCCTGTGGAACGTCGAACGGCACGTCGCGATCGTGGCGCTGGTGCTGGGTGCGGTACTCCCCTACATCGCGGTGGTGGTCGCCAACGCCGGGCGGGAGAACGCGCCGTCGCTGCCGTCGACGTTCGTGGCCGTTCCGCCCCGGCCGATGCTCGCGCCGCCGAAGGAGGACGACGACGGCGCTTCCACGGAGTCCGTACCGGAGGACGTGGTGGGCGATCCGGCGCAGGGCCGACCCGAGCAGAGAACATGA
- the moaA gene encoding GTP 3',8-cyclase MoaA has translation MLIDTYGRVATDLRVSLTDRCNLRCTYCMPEEGLQWLAKPDLLTDDEIVRLIDIAVTSLGIEEVRFTGGEPLLRPGLVGIVERVAALRPRPQMSLTTNGIGLKRTAAALKSAGLDRVNVSLDTLRPDVFKALTRRDRHKDVIEGLHAAREAGLTPVKVNSVLMPGLNGDEAPDLLAWAVEHDYELRFIEQMPLDAQHGWKRDGMITAGDILASLRTRFDLTPEGDQARGSAPAERWLVDGGPHRVGVIASVTRPFCAACDRTRLTADGQIRTCLFATEETDLRAALRSDAPDEEIARIWRLAMWGKKAGAGLDDPSFVQPTRPMSAIGG, from the coding sequence GTGCTCATCGACACCTATGGCCGGGTGGCCACCGACCTGAGGGTCTCGCTGACCGACCGCTGCAATCTGCGCTGCACGTACTGCATGCCCGAGGAGGGCTTGCAGTGGCTGGCCAAGCCCGACCTGCTCACGGACGACGAGATCGTGCGGCTGATCGACATCGCGGTCACCTCCCTGGGGATCGAGGAGGTCCGGTTCACCGGCGGCGAGCCGCTGTTGCGTCCGGGCCTGGTCGGCATCGTCGAGAGGGTCGCGGCCCTGCGGCCCCGCCCCCAGATGTCCCTCACCACCAACGGCATCGGCCTCAAGCGCACCGCGGCGGCCCTGAAGTCGGCCGGTCTGGACCGGGTGAACGTCTCGCTGGACACCCTCCGCCCCGACGTCTTCAAGGCCCTCACCCGACGGGACCGCCACAAGGACGTCATCGAGGGCCTGCACGCGGCGCGCGAGGCGGGCCTGACCCCGGTCAAGGTCAACTCGGTCCTGATGCCGGGCCTGAACGGCGACGAGGCCCCCGACCTGCTCGCCTGGGCCGTCGAGCACGACTACGAGCTGCGCTTCATCGAGCAGATGCCCCTGGACGCCCAGCACGGCTGGAAGCGCGACGGCATGATCACGGCGGGCGACATCCTGGCATCCCTGCGCACCCGATTCGACCTCACCCCCGAGGGCGACCAGGCGCGCGGCTCCGCCCCCGCCGAACGCTGGCTGGTCGACGGCGGCCCGCACCGCGTCGGCGTCATCGCCTCCGTCACCCGCCCGTTCTGCGCGGCCTGCGACCGCACCCGCCTTACGGCCGACGGCCAGATACGCACCTGCCTGTTCGCCACCGAGGAGACCGACCTGCGCGCCGCGCTCCGCTCCGACGCCCCCGACGAGGAAATCGCCCGCATCTGGCGTCTGGCGATGTGGGGCAAGAAGGCGGGCGCGGGCCTGGACGACCCGAGCTTCGTGCAGCCCACGAGGCCGATGTCGGCGATCGGCGGCTAG
- a CDS encoding solute symporter family protein has protein sequence MSPVQHTVLAANEAGEHRPLIITLFAVFVVATLFITVWAGRQTKDAADFYAGGRQFSAFQNGLAVSGDYMSAASFLGIAGAIALFGYDGFLYSIGFLVAWLVALLLVAEPLRNSGRYTMGDVLAYRMRQRPVRTAAGTSTIVVSIFYLLAQMAGAGVLVSLLLGITSDAGKIGIVALVGVLMIVYVSIGGMKGTTWVQMIKAVLLIGGTILITFLVLLKFNFNISDLLGTAAENSGKGAAFLEPGLQYGATSTSKLDFISLGIALVLGTAGLPHILIRFYTVPNAKAARKSVNWAIGIIGAFYLMTIALGFGAAALISQDEIIESNPSGNTAAPLLALHLGGVDSAWGAILLATISAVAFATILAVVAGLTLASSSSFAHDIYANVIRKGQATGEEEVRAARWATVFIGIVSIALGALARDLNVAGLVALAFAVAASANLPTILYSLFWKRFTTQGALWSIYGGLIVAVGLVLFSPVVSGDPKAMFPGVDFAWFPLKNPGLISIPFGFLMGWLGTVLSKDEPDAGKYAELEVRSLTGTGAH, from the coding sequence ATGAGCCCCGTACAGCACACCGTTCTCGCGGCCAACGAGGCCGGCGAGCACCGCCCGCTCATCATCACGCTGTTCGCGGTGTTCGTCGTCGCGACCCTGTTCATCACCGTCTGGGCGGGCCGCCAGACCAAGGACGCGGCCGACTTCTACGCGGGCGGCCGCCAGTTCAGCGCCTTCCAGAACGGCCTCGCGGTCTCCGGCGACTACATGTCGGCCGCGTCGTTCCTCGGCATCGCCGGCGCGATCGCCCTGTTCGGCTACGACGGCTTCCTGTACTCCATCGGCTTCCTGGTCGCCTGGCTGGTCGCCCTGCTGCTGGTGGCCGAGCCGCTCAGGAACTCCGGCCGGTACACCATGGGCGACGTCCTCGCGTACCGCATGCGCCAGCGCCCGGTGCGCACCGCGGCCGGCACCTCCACGATCGTCGTGTCGATCTTCTACCTGCTCGCCCAGATGGCCGGCGCCGGCGTGCTCGTCTCGCTGCTGCTCGGCATCACGTCGGACGCGGGCAAGATCGGCATCGTGGCCCTCGTCGGCGTCCTGATGATCGTGTACGTCTCCATCGGCGGCATGAAGGGCACCACCTGGGTCCAGATGATCAAGGCCGTGCTGCTGATCGGCGGAACGATCCTGATCACCTTCCTGGTGCTGCTGAAGTTCAACTTCAACATCTCCGACCTGCTCGGCACCGCCGCCGAGAACAGCGGCAAGGGCGCCGCCTTCCTGGAGCCCGGCCTGCAGTACGGCGCGACCAGCACCTCCAAGCTCGACTTCATCTCCCTCGGCATCGCCCTGGTCCTGGGCACCGCGGGCCTGCCGCACATCCTGATCCGCTTCTACACGGTGCCGAACGCCAAGGCCGCCCGTAAGTCCGTGAACTGGGCGATCGGCATCATCGGCGCCTTCTACCTGATGACCATCGCCCTCGGCTTCGGCGCCGCCGCGCTGATCTCCCAGGACGAGATCATCGAGTCCAACCCGTCCGGCAACACGGCGGCGCCCCTGCTCGCCCTGCACCTCGGCGGCGTCGACTCGGCCTGGGGCGCGATCCTGCTGGCCACGATCTCCGCGGTGGCCTTCGCCACGATCCTCGCCGTGGTCGCCGGTCTCACCCTCGCCTCGTCGTCCTCCTTCGCGCACGACATCTACGCCAACGTCATCCGCAAGGGGCAGGCCACCGGCGAGGAGGAGGTCCGGGCGGCCCGCTGGGCGACCGTCTTCATCGGCATCGTCTCCATCGCCCTGGGCGCCCTCGCCCGCGACCTCAACGTTGCCGGCCTGGTGGCCCTGGCGTTCGCGGTCGCCGCGTCCGCCAACCTGCCGACCATCCTCTACAGCTTGTTCTGGAAGCGGTTCACCACCCAGGGCGCGCTGTGGTCGATCTACGGCGGTCTGATCGTCGCCGTCGGCCTGGTGCTGTTCTCGCCCGTGGTCTCCGGCGACCCGAAGGCGATGTTCCCCGGCGTCGACTTCGCCTGGTTCCCGCTGAAGAACCCGGGCCTCATCTCCATTCCGTTCGGCTTCCTGATGGGCTGGCTCGGCACCGTCCTGTCGAAGGACGAGCCGGACGCCGGCAAGTACGCCGAGCTGGAGGTCCGGTCCCTGACCGGCACCGGAGCCCACTGA
- a CDS encoding DUF485 domain-containing protein: MATDSPPHAKTEHRLPSTEEFVEVQQSAEFGELRRSYRSFAFPLTVAFIAWYLLYVLLSNYAGGFMGTKLFGNINVAFVFGIAQFVTTFLIAWWYSRHAAAKLDPKAEAIKSRMESGA, translated from the coding sequence GTGGCCACCGACTCACCGCCCCACGCGAAGACAGAACATCGACTCCCCTCGACCGAGGAGTTCGTCGAGGTGCAGCAGAGCGCGGAGTTCGGTGAACTGCGCCGCTCCTACCGCTCCTTCGCCTTTCCGCTGACCGTCGCCTTCATCGCCTGGTACCTGCTGTACGTCCTGCTGTCCAACTACGCGGGCGGCTTCATGGGTACCAAGCTGTTCGGCAACATCAACGTCGCCTTCGTCTTCGGCATCGCCCAGTTCGTCACCACGTTCCTCATCGCCTGGTGGTACTCGCGGCACGCCGCCGCGAAGCTCGACCCCAAGGCGGAGGCCATCAAGTCCCGGATGGAGAGCGGCGCATGA
- a CDS encoding S8 family serine peptidase, whose translation MAHLRSRRRLALAVPVVLSLTASLGFLPAAATAAPATASAAQSADAPKLAYVVNTATDGRTIASVQRAIAAAGGTVVITYDTIGVIVAHSANPDFGAQIRTVRGVQSAGATRTAPLVSAGTTDQGAADYLTAAEAAKVEAAATAGSEPLEADQWDLRAIGADKAAQINPGSRKVTVAVIDTGVDDTHPDLAPNFSAGQSANCVGGVADTSEGAWRPYTADDYHGTHVAGEIAAARNDIGVAGVAPGVKVSSIKVSDPYNGLFYPESVVCAFVFAADHGVEITNNSYYVDPWLYNCMDDPDQRAIVDAVNRAQLYAQSKGTLHLASAGNSNHDLDADAIVDDSSPDDSTPVERTIDPHECFDVPTQLPGIVTVSATGVQNLKSYYSSYGKGVVDVAAPGGDRLYQIPDTPSKNGRILSTMPNNQYAFLQGTSMASPHAAGVAALLKSEHPWASPQELQLLLKAQADRTACPESYDQNGDGTQDAVCEGGTSVNGFYGHGIVNALRAVQ comes from the coding sequence ATGGCTCATCTGCGTTCCAGACGCCGGCTCGCCCTCGCCGTACCCGTCGTGCTGTCGCTGACCGCCTCGCTCGGCTTCCTGCCGGCGGCCGCCACGGCCGCCCCGGCCACCGCGTCCGCCGCCCAGTCGGCGGACGCCCCGAAGCTGGCGTACGTGGTCAACACCGCGACGGACGGCCGCACGATCGCCTCGGTGCAGCGGGCGATCGCCGCGGCCGGCGGCACCGTGGTGATCACGTACGACACGATCGGCGTGATCGTCGCGCACTCGGCGAACCCGGACTTCGGCGCGCAGATACGTACCGTCCGCGGCGTGCAGTCGGCGGGCGCCACCCGCACCGCTCCCCTGGTCTCGGCGGGCACGACCGACCAGGGCGCGGCCGACTACCTGACCGCCGCCGAGGCGGCGAAGGTCGAGGCCGCCGCCACCGCCGGGAGCGAGCCCCTCGAGGCCGACCAGTGGGACCTGCGGGCGATCGGCGCCGACAAGGCCGCGCAGATCAACCCGGGCAGCCGCAAGGTCACCGTCGCGGTGATCGACACCGGCGTCGACGACACCCACCCGGACCTCGCCCCGAACTTCTCCGCCGGTCAGTCCGCCAACTGCGTCGGCGGCGTGGCGGACACCAGCGAGGGCGCCTGGCGGCCGTACACCGCGGACGACTACCACGGCACGCATGTCGCCGGCGAGATCGCGGCGGCCCGCAACGACATCGGCGTGGCCGGCGTGGCGCCGGGCGTGAAGGTCTCCAGCATCAAGGTGAGCGACCCGTACAACGGGCTGTTCTACCCGGAGAGCGTGGTGTGCGCGTTCGTGTTCGCGGCCGACCACGGCGTCGAGATCACGAACAACAGCTACTACGTCGACCCGTGGCTGTACAACTGCATGGACGACCCGGACCAGCGGGCGATCGTGGACGCGGTCAACCGCGCCCAGCTGTACGCCCAGAGCAAGGGCACCCTGCACCTGGCGTCGGCGGGCAACTCCAACCACGACCTCGACGCCGACGCCATCGTCGACGACAGCAGCCCCGACGACTCCACCCCGGTCGAGCGCACCATCGACCCGCACGAGTGCTTCGACGTGCCGACGCAGCTCCCGGGGATCGTCACGGTCAGCGCCACGGGCGTGCAGAACCTCAAGTCGTACTACTCCTCGTACGGCAAGGGCGTCGTCGACGTCGCGGCGCCGGGCGGCGACCGGCTCTACCAGATCCCGGACACGCCGTCGAAGAACGGCCGCATCCTGTCGACCATGCCGAACAACCAGTACGCCTTCCTCCAGGGCACCTCGATGGCCTCGCCGCACGCCGCCGGTGTCGCCGCGCTGCTGAAGTCCGAGCACCCGTGGGCGAGTCCGCAGGAGCTCCAGCTGCTGCTCAAGGCCCAGGCGGACAGGACGGCCTGCCCGGAGTCGTACGACCAGAACGGTGACGGCACACAGGACGCGGTGTGCGAGGGCGGTACAAGCGTCAACGGTTTCTACGGACACGGCATCGTCAACGCGCTGCGCGCGGTCCAGTAG